In Uranotaenia lowii strain MFRU-FL chromosome 2, ASM2978415v1, whole genome shotgun sequence, one genomic interval encodes:
- the LOC129746528 gene encoding trypsin 5G1-like, with protein sequence MFKFALVIFALVGASLALPNKLHRPRPWWKSGSGRIVGGFEIPIEDVPYQVSLREFGHFCGGSIIGSQWVLTAGHCVSSSSSPGETIRIGSADNGQGGQIVKLKRAIQHPKYDSMTTDYDFTLLELAEEIKFTESYKAIELPEQDEPVEDGSMCLVSGWGNTQNWSDNRRILRAANVPSVNQKECDQAYSVYGGITDRMICAGYEKGGKDACQGDSGGPLVSEGKLVGVVSWGKGCAEEGYPGVYSRVASVREWIKEVSGI encoded by the exons ATGTTCAAGTTTGCACTAGTTATTTTTGCTTTGGTGGGAGCTTCATTAG CTCTCCCGAACAAACTGCACCGTCCTCGTCCTTGGTGGAAATCCGGCAGCGGAAGGATTGTGGGAGGTTTCGAGATTCCGATTGAGGATGTCCCGTACCAGGTTTCGCTCCGAGAATTTGGACACTTCTGTGGGGGATCCATCATCGGAAGCCAATGGGTTCTAACGGCTGGGCATTGCGTTTCCAGTTCCTCTAGCCCCGGAGAAACCATCCGCATCGGAAGCGCCGATAATGGCCAGGGTGGTCAGATCGTCAAATTGAAACGGGCTATCCAGCATCCCAAATATGACAGCATGACTACCGACTACGATTTCACCCTGTTGGAGCTGGCTGAGGAGATCAAGTTCACCGAAAGTTATAAGGCCATCGAGTTGCCCGAACAGGATGAACCAGTTGAGGATGGATCCATGTGCTTGGTTTCCGGATGGGGTAACACCCAGAACTGGTCCGACAATCGCAGGATTCTTCGAGCGGCAAATGTTCCTTCCGTAAACCAGAAAGAGTGCGACCAAGCCTATTCGGTATATGGAGGAATTACCGATCGAATGATCTGCGCCGGATACGAAAAGGGAGGCAAGGACGCATGCCAGGGTGATTCCGGAGGTCCATTGGTTTCCGAAGGTAAACTGGTCGGAGTTGTGTCCTGGGGCAAGGGCTGTGCCGAGGAAGGTTACCCGGGAGTTTATTCCCGAGTTGCTTCGGTGCGCGAATGGATCAAGGAAGTCAGTGGAATCTGA
- the LOC129746525 gene encoding trypsin-1-like — MKYLLLLCAVVGVSLALPSKLSRPRPWWNAKPNPGNRIVGGFQIEIEDAPYQVSLRKFGHFCGGSIIGSQWVLTAGHCVSSASKPSETLRIGSTDNSEGGQILKIKRAIQHPKYNYNNIDYDFTLLELAEEIKFTESYKAIELPEQDEPVTDGSMCLVSGWGNTQNWSDNPRYLRAADVPSVNQEECSKAYEDFGGVTDRMICAGYEKGGKDACQGDSGGPLVSGGKLVGVVSWGYGCAEEGYPGVYSRVASVRDWIKEVSGI; from the exons ATGAAGTATCTACTACTGCTGTGCGCCGTTGTTGGAGTTTCCTTAG CTCTCCCAAGCAAATTGAGCCGACCACGGCCATGGTGGAACGCTAAACCCAACCCGGGCAACCGGATTGTGGGAGGTTTCCAGATCGAGATTGAAGATGCTCCGTACCAGGTTTCTCTGCGGAAATTCGGACACTTCTGTGGAGGATCCATCATCGGAAGCCAGTGGGTTTTGACAGCGGGACACTGCGTCTCAAGCGCTTCCAAGCCCAGCGAAACGCTCCGTATCGGAAGTACCGATAACAGCGAGGGTGGTCAAATCCTGAAGATCAAACGCGCCATTCAGCATCCCAAGTATAACTACAACAATATCGACTACGATTTCACCCTTTTGGAGCTGGCTGAGGAGATCAAATTCACCGAAAGTTACAAGGCAATCGAACTTCCGGAACAGGATGAACCCGTCACCGATGGATCCATGTGCTTGGTTTCCGGATGGGGTAACACCCAGAATTGGTCCGACAATCCTCGATACCTTAGGGCAGCGGATGTTCCGTCGGTGAACCAGGAAGAATGCAGCAAGGCCTATGAAGATTTCGGAGGAGTTACCGATCGGATGATCTGTGCCGGGTACGAAAAGGGAGGTAAGGACGCTTGCCAGGGAGATTCCGGTGGCCCACTGGTTTCCGGAGGAAAATTGGTCGGAGTTGTGTCCTGGGGATACGGTTGTGCTGAGGAAGGCTATCCCGGAGTTTACTCTCGAGTTGCATCGGTGCGCGATTGGATCAAGGAAGTCAGTGGAATCTAA